The segment GCACAGAGATTTTCATTTCAGTAATTTCTCAGAAACCTGATGCTcgaaaaaagcaaaacaaaagctAAGACAAGCCTTCAAAATCGAATAAAGACAGTAAGTAAAACAGATATAGTAACAGCTTGCATGAAAGCTatctaactaaaaaaaaaaaaaaaaaaaaaaaacacacaggacTTACTGTGCTCAAGGAAATGAGCAAGACCAGGCAAATCCTCTGGGTCACTGAAGCTTCCCACACAGATACAAAGAGCAGCTGCTGACTGACAAAGAGAAAGTACATAGTGTCATTAATACAAGCTTTAACAATTTATTCCTGATTGTTTACATTATAGTTAAAACCGAAGTGGTGTTATAGTCTCCTGCAGTGTTTAAAGCAAAATACACGTAAGGCAAGGGGAAAATTAATCAGTTTTTAGATTTGGTATCCATGCACGAAAcatgatctttaaaaaaaaaaaaaaaaagggggcttTTGAAATGTTGCTTATAAAACATTAATCCTGAAGAGATAGCAATCTATGTCATAAAATATGCAGaccataaaaatattaagtaattttGAGGAATCAACATGACCAATTAATGGGTTTTCTTTTCTGGTATGCATGGACATTCATACACCAAGTTCTAATGTCCAGATGTTCTTGAAAATCCTAACCCGCTGGTTGGAATATAAGTATCAGAAACAGAAAGAGTGCTCTAAATTATcagtaaaatgtactgtaaacgAATCAAGGATTATCACCTGTTTCTCCAAAGtgcctttcttcttctttttcctcacATCACCATTCTCATCCGAGTCATTACTGTCTCCATCGTTATCGCTGTCTTCCTCAGACCCGCCATCTTTCTCGCCCTGATCACCGTCTTCCTCCCTGTCGTTGTCCCCACCATCTGACTGCtcagacttacacacacaggtTTCCTGACCCAGATCCGAGATGAGAAGCGCTCTCAGACCATTGCTTAACTCAATGTACCTGAAAGTTTTGATAAAGTAAGTTTATCAAAAGAAAGGagcatatttataaaacaaatcatCATCCACTGAGCAATTTCTTACCTATATTTCTTTGGGTCACTTGGTGATTTAATTATCTCTAAATCCTCAAGGTCTTCCTCTGCTTTCTTAGCTTGGTCTAGATCAGCTTTGGGTTCAGTCTGAGGCTGCTGAGACAGCGGTGGCGGCTCTCCGCTCTCAGGCCTGAGCTCTTGAGTAGTTCCGCAGGatgttttggatttgtttttctgAGGCATTTCTAGGAGGAGGTTGACACTGTAATTAAACACCACATCACAGAGGAATTAACAcacatggccaaaaaaaaaaaaaaacccatataaAATCTGACAACATAGCTATATTTTTACCATACACCGAGTCTGGTTTTGCCGAGAATATCACTAATGATAATGGACTAATGACATTTTATAACGCAAAGCACTAAGGTAAAGTGCGATTTTTTTACCATGACATGCACACAAAACTCATAATGCACCATTTTGGACACAAAGCATATACACCTAATAGTAATAGATTCAGTCAAGAATCATTGTTCTGCCTCCGaatggcacagtggtaaagtgctcgccctatcatttgaagatcgctggtttgattcccgggtgatgctgtaacctctcgcagccgaaggtttagagagagctgattggccgagctctctcagaaggGAGGGATGAgcggtacttagtgctcccacattaatgacggTTCTACAGCCAATgaacatgactaaattagaaaGAATCAGGATTATTTAAAACTATTATCAGTTGATCGGCTACTGACCAGTCTGGTTTTTAGTTTGATTGGCCATGAACGGTGATCAGCCTCGGATATAAGCATTTCTGTACCGAGCGCAGAAACTGATTGGGGAAatagaaatagatttttatgTCGTTATATGATCAAAAATCAGACAAGGTCAAAGACTGTGTGATCTAgagcctttttctccaaactctgtgaaCGAATTAGActcaaacccactcatttcACACCTTTACACAAGTCTTAAAACACCACAACAGTTAATTAGACAAAAATTATATGCGCAATCACAAACCAAAAATTATATGCGCAATCAAAAGCTTTATGCGCCTGCATGCTCGCAACCGCTAACCAGTGCTTTAGCCATTGAGTTTTAGGACTTTGGAGGTTTATAATGCTGCGGAGAGCACACTGCATACTATTAACACATGTTCACCCCGTGTGGAGTGAATTATTTCCTAAGTTTGTTTAGCAGTAATCATGATGGCAGACAGAGATACGTGCTGGTCAGTTGAACATTAAGATATCGTGTTTTAAGGTAGTTTGTATTGTTGAACATAATTCGAAGGAAAATTTAATATTGAAtcatgatatttataaaaacacgATACTCATAGAATTGCAATTTTATTCGAATCGACACCgcggtatcgtgataatatcgaaTCGGGAGTTGACCGGTGATTCCCAtcactaatacacacactctgtaacaATATAAAATCACAAAGTTACTAACAGACTACTTAAATTACGAACTTTTCTCTTGTCATAGTAACTGACAGAATAACACAAGTATACATCTTCCTTTAGACACCGTCACCTTATTCCGCCTGGTGTATTTAACGCACAGTCACTGAGGCACCTGAACATTAGCTATTAGCTACTTTAGCTCAGCTGAAGTGTCACACAGTATAGTATTCGCTCTAACACACATCAGAAAACAGTACATGCAATTTAGGACATGTTTATCTTTAATTCAAAAGCGCATTTACATATTCTGCTATAAGCTTTGTGTCAAAGATTCAATATGTGCCTTGTTTACCGGTAAGATGAGCTTGGTGCTTCGTATCTGTGTAGGCCGAGTCCCAAATAACATTCACGCCCTACATACAGTAGGGACACTACAGACTCTATGAATAACGATGAATAACGGCTTCTGTTACGTTTCTATTTTCAAGGAGGCAGGCATTTGGTATTCAGCTCAGTCCCTTAAAGTCGCGCGAGAACCTCTAGTATGGAACAATGTGATTGGTGAATAGAGTTGAACACAAAAGCAAGCGATATTCTGATTGGTTTAGGTAGTTGTAAGGGAAGCTGCTGTAGGGATGGTGGACAAGCATTTAGTAGAGCAGagaatgtgtatttgtgttttttaacatttttacatgCAATTTAAATCCACAACTCAATTCCATACCaggtttgtaaataaaatatcctAGCCGTCTGGCTTGCAGGCATTGCATCTGCATTTGGATTTTTCCTCCTAATGTTCCAGTGAAAATCTTTGTTATATCTAATTCTAATTCATTtcctatcctgtacagggtaattggaagcctagagcctatcccccTATCCCAGgggaaaaagacaaaagaattGTCCAAGTCCCCAGAAAAAGTGTGACTGGGTTTCTGTAGAATGCTCAGAAAACTTGTtagctaatttccttataaaaatagacaaaatgTACTTGACACTAAAGGGTCTTCAAAGCATATACTCATATACTGATTTTGTTTCCTGGgctttgtagatttttttttctttttttttttttctgaaggcATTTTTGCTCTACAGCATTTATTTGTATGTACCCAAGACTTTGGCACAGTGCTGTAAGGAATTATACaattttctttgtaaaaaaaatattttctgccTTATTTTAAGTGAGCATTTGATCTTCTAAACAATGAATTGTGACTtggttttaatgtaaaaaaatatatatatataataaaatgagctcatttatataaacattcACAAAGCAGGTTGAATTAGTAAATAATATAAAGATGAAgcaatgtctattttttttctagtaaCCACTTTATTCTCTTTACCCATCTGGAGGCTATGTCTTCTGCATGACACTGTCACCAAATCTATTGTCATCCTGTATATGAAGCATTTTATAAGGCTCTTCTTAACAGTATGCTAATGTGTCCACTGCtggtaaatgttaaactcttacagccattaaaatattttagtatgGTCCTAGCATGGCCCATGAACTCTATTAAgtgcccaaacatgtggaaatggcttggaacgaGGTCAGCAAAAACATCTACCTgatttcctgtaatgtgcaagtagtgtTGGTAAATGTTTGTGTATACAGAGCCCACAGATAGATGCGTCTTGTCCATAAGTTAGCAACAAGTAATCAGATGATTCTCAAGAATCAGGCCTTCTGCTCGCTGATGTTTGGCCTTCTTCAAAACGTttgcattattaaaatgttttactgtgaattaagagtttcatcatcatactgtggaagtcttctgtaaatgtcaatcagttttacaaatttattcatGAAAGGTTTCgccacaagtcctggtttaatTTCAACAacctcctatttataacctttttgctcagggtgccaataattctgctGTACAGGTTATCTCCACACATTGTATATCTTATGACATGATAGGATATTCACAACTTAATATGGTGTGAGTGGAACTTTTATTGTTAGAAATTGAATCTAAAACCAACTTTACAACGACCTGTACAATCACTCTATATCCTTGTGCAAATTGTTCTACCAGTCAAAAATCACTGACAGCAAAGTTACAGTACATCTATATGTCCCCAGATTCGGGTTatagcataaaaataaatatctactCAGCAAAGACCAGCTTGATAGCTTACAACatcttaattataaatatttcatgtaaaataaatttcaaaGTAGTTACATAAAACATTGTTCATAAATGCTTACATCACTTGATTAAAAACTCAATGTATGTGACACATGTAGAACTCCACAAGGATCTGCTACGTTTCTGAAATATAAATCAGTTGTGGCACAAGTTTTACAATGTACATATACTGGCATCTCTAAAGATATTTTTAATGTGTTGTTACTGTAAATTAACACACACGCATACGCGCgcgcccgcacacacacacacacacacacacacaccattcaaatatatagttatatatactcCACAAGAAAATACTCACTTTTATACAAGAGAACATGTAgggatttgatttgtattttgTTAGAGTATCTGGAGGCTACTTGGCTCGATTCATGCAACTACTAATCTACCTTTGATATATCATAATATATTGAACATTTGCAAAGTGTTCCTTATGTCCAAATCACACATTATATTGTGTCCATTATGGTGTTATTTTATTGCCAAAAATGGAGAGCGCATTATCTTTTGTAGCTGTTAAGAGAACACGCAATGATTACACAAGTTACTTCCACTCTCAATGTACAATAATACAAGTTAGATTCATCTGGTTCACTTATACTTTTTGTGCTCACCCGTTTAGGTTTCCTTTTTCATCCTTTGGTGCGACAACACTGCCAAAAGTCATCAGCTAATCAGAATAGGGTTCAGCTGATGGCCTTCCCTACCTTTTTAATGGAATGAAATCAAGATAAGCTCCTCCATTCTAACACCATATTGCTGATGCTGGGCAGTTGGAGTGGCCAATTATTAATGTCAAGAACCACTAAAAGTTTACAGGCACAAAAAATTGCATACAACAGAAAGGAAATCTGACCATGTGAGAGTAATCACGTTTGAGAGTAAGCAGAATAAGATTGTTTTATACTTTTCCTTTTTCaccatttttaaaatagttatcAATGAGGGTGAAGACTTGCATGAGCTTCTTCTGCGGCAGGCGTAGCTATTACATCCTTTTCAAAGTGCTGCTCATTTTCGGTCACATGACAGCTGAACACAATCAGAGGAAAGCAAGATCTGCTCTTTTCTACTCTACCTACATTACATGTGCTCACAGGTGCCAACAACTGATAACAAGCAGTTCATTTATAATTTGTTAAGACTCCCAACCACAGATGGCTGCAGCACTGTATGTAGGTCCTTACTTGGTAGAgcgggatttatttatttttaaacaccacTCAGCCAAGCAGGACAGAGTTAAGCCTGGATATCTATTTTGGTATGAAAGCAAAGTAACAAAATAAAGATGGACAGGAATGAAAGGAATCTCAGTCCAATCTTGATGAAACTATTGTGCTCTTAACTTTTGGCAGTGAAATAACTTTATAGGTACCCACCAGCCCATTGGTTCTgccaagtaaaataaaatataccacCCTGAAACAACAGACCTTTACTGTGCATAATATATAACTAATATGACCACTCTGCAGTTGTCTGAGTTTACATCACACTCGTGCTCCTTCACTAAGCAATAGTTAAAAAGCAGATGCAGAGAGATTGTGTTAGGTGATCCTTAAAGCACCAATTATGCTAGAATAATACACCTATTGAGGTCTGATTTAATCATGTAAGTTATCTGTGTCTGGCAGTGAGCATGTGCTTTTTTGTGCtttgctggagtccctgctttGACCTCACTCTGACCCTTAGTTAGATGTGAGCTTAACATGAAAATATAGCATTTTATATGTAACACTACtacatgtaacaaataaacaaaacagaaaagtcTGGAAATGAAAAGCAGATGAAAAGACAGGATCAGCACAATAGTCTAGCACGTGACGGCAGAGTAAACAGGCTAAATCAGCAGCAATTCTGAGGTAGCTGCGCCGGCTTGTCACTGAGCCGAGTGGTCTTGGCGCCACTGACCATGGATGGGTCTGCATCCACTCGCTCAGACATCTTCACACAGATGATGTCTACCAGGCGCTCGAACACCTGCCTGACATTGATGTTTTCCTTGGCGCTCGCCTCATAGTACTCAAAGCCTGAAAAACATCACATGATTTTATAGAATCATATTTAACTGGGTACGTTTAAATATCTGTTTAtgttaaagcattttaaaatggtTTCTTTGGCTACTCACCTAGTTGATCAGCCAAGTGCTTGCCTTTCTCTACAGGTATCACTCTCTCATCAGCCATGTCACATTTATTTCCCACTAAAATAACCTGAGCATTGTCCCACGAGTAGGTCTTAATCTGGGTTGCCCTGAAACAAGAAACATTTATGGTTAATTTTGAAATTGGGATATTATGATAATTTTGATATTGGGATAAAACTGTATCAAAACTACCTTTCTAAAAATGATGGCTATCaggaatataatttattatttttttgtaaaattactgTCACAAACTCTGCAAGCAGATTATTTGGTGGTTAaattttcagtgtttatttcagtgtctcttttctattttttatttagtaaaaaaataataagtaaacagtaatgcatattttattaaacaaattgtatttttaaaatgtaaccttgTCAGCCAacctactgtatacacaatGCATGTTTGTGCATTAGAGAAACATGTTCAACTATTACAATAGAATATTTTGTCATATTGTTCACCATCACATTATCATACTTTCAGCGTCTGTAATTAATATGAATAAGCATGTTTTAAAAGACATATCTGTTGCAATTTGTTAAACATCATGTTGTCCAaagctttttttccatttcaccATAAACATCATACATGCTTTCATTAATAAGCTTTTTTCCTCTCATATGATCACCCGATTTATTCTACCAgtattgacaaaaaaacaacaaaattgaCCAGTAAACAGATGCTGAACCTTTTCAAGAAATGTAACTCTTATACTGATGTTTCTATCTGCAGCTTTTTATCCTGGCTTCTCTTTCCAAAGTTGGCAACATGTCATGTGCACGCAAACAGAAGCTCACTGCATACTAGTTGTTTGCAAAGCAACTTTCATGGCACGTCTTTGACTCTGTgttctacagtacagtaactgGCCTTACTTCTGGAGGATGCCTGGGGCTGGATGAATTACCAAGACGTTTAGTTAACCATTTTAATGATAGAACCTTTTATCAGCCTGGCAAGAATCTTAAGACCGACACCATTATAGCAAGGATTAGAGCAATCCAATGGATTCATTATAGTGGTTGCTTCCTCTGTTCTAGAtgaagtttttgtttgtatatgaaaacctcctgtgttgtgtttctttctcaAATTAAAGCTGAGAATAAACCATAAGTTTTACAATGTTTGACATTTATCTTGAGGTCGTATTTCCTGGTGCCTATTTAAATGTAAGCTATTTTTGACCATGTTAATAACTTGCGTAAAATGTCAGATTTTCCTTGAGTCTTATTCATTCCATTCCTTCCAACATGTGTTCAGATGTTATGATGATGGGCTTGATCTAACATATGCCAATCACCAGGTTTGCAAACTCCTTCGTATAATCCATTGTCATTAAAGCTAAAGAAGATAAGTACCAAATACTAAGTAATTCTGGAATTTATGCAAACATAAAATTCTAAGGTATAAATTTTCTGCAAGCTCCTGCTGTTAacataatttgtattaaaatattttgccttaaataaaaatatataaaataatgcagaaaaGGAAAGGATTAGACTTGTGGTATCAGAATTTTTGTGTATGTTATGCCTAGACTGTGCCAGACTTTAAACActcatgtaaattaaaaaatgacaaaaatgtatGACAGCAAACCTACAACATACAATACTAGAGGCCAAAAGTTTATTTTAGtcaatatttgtatatttgtttcaccatgttgggtctgtgtgcatggagtttgcatgttcatgtttagaaaatatactgtaagaggTATTTAAACCACATTCGACTCACCAGTCCTGTACTGCATTAAATGACTCCTCATTGGTTATGTCATACATGAGAATGAAGCCCATTGCTCCTCTGTAGTAAGCTGTAGTGATGGTCCTGTAACGCTCCTGACCAGCTGTATCCTGCAACaaaaacaccacaaaacattttaatctaTAGCTGAATgctgtaaatatttattgtgaTGCTGCTTATGGGAATATATAGGTCAGAGGCCACTGGAaattatctgaaaaaaaatgcattaataattattgatattaagATTTTGGGACATGAATTACTATAtgtcagtggttctcaaacattttctgtcattccccacttaagtgGGTGGGAGAATTTTCAAGCctcacttgtcaacaaaatgataacgaaatcggccaagtttactatttattgaaatatcaatttctaaaaccaaaaagattaaataacaccaagttcaaaacagataaaatacacgtgcaattgttataacaggcttacttcgtcacttatctagagctttctttcaaagaagtcagGTGGCTTATTAatgtgactggggtgtgttgtctctaagtgtcttcctactttgtctcatgctgtctgctgccagtggtttaaaacacaaaacacacacgggtctctcctctgcccccaccatccccaccatgaatccaagcgcaacataggcttcatcatgttttcctttcggctggcttttggttgattaggctgatagggctgaatcacctgcttttttgtggtccatgtaacaaatatatccattgacgttattatgctcactacatacagtactctacagcgaatcatctgcctccatctaaccctatcctctgcatcctcttcttttacaccaactaacttcatgtcctctctcactgcatccataaatctcctctttggtcttccaaaaaaaaaaataataataataataataaataaattcaattatttgtcacatgtacagtaccttatagcacagtaaaaaaattttttttcgcATATCCGAGTTAGGTAGCTGGGGTCAGAACTCAGGGTCAGTTAGGATACAGCCCTCTCGGAGCAGATAGCCCTTAATCAGCGTGCTCAatagtggcaacttgatggtgCTGGAGTGTGAACCCCTGACCTTTGGATCAGTAACCAGTAACCCACAGACTTAATCGTGTGAACCACCACTGCTCTTTTGATGATCAATTACTAGTTTCCAGCCTCTACTATATTCTTGATTATTAtgctatttacatttaaatattacaacctGTGAAGAATCAGTATCTTAATTAACTAGTGATTTACACCCAGACATATCGATTAATGTCTGGAGACTGTCTTGAATAACGTTTGCATCAAACAGTAATATACCTGTtgataatttttacatttttatgtttgttccatttaaatgtgtgtttttgagcAGTCAGAAGGTGATTCATTTTCAATATCAGCAGCTCTGGCAGCAGTTAAAGCTGCGAGGCAAATCACAGGTTATATTAATAAcacattgtttctatagtaacagctcattcacagggacttgCACGGCTGTGCTCCACATCCATTGAAGCTGGATATAAATAACATAG is part of the Clarias gariepinus isolate MV-2021 ecotype Netherlands chromosome 15, CGAR_prim_01v2, whole genome shotgun sequence genome and harbors:
- the rab3b gene encoding ras-related protein Rab-3B, with the protein product MAKVDHRFGQRDGSDQNFDYMFKLLIIGNSSVGKTSFLFRYADDSFSNSFVSTVGIDFKVKTVYRNDKRVKLQIWDTAGQERYRTITTAYYRGAMGFILMYDITNEESFNAVQDWATQIKTYSWDNAQVILVGNKCDMADERVIPVEKGKHLADQLGFEYYEASAKENINVRQVFERLVDIICVKMSERVDADPSMVSGAKTTRLSDKPAQLPQNCC